Proteins from one bacterium genomic window:
- a CDS encoding HAMP domain-containing protein, translating to MTKMTHSLVTKLTLSFVLLIVVIAGLAFVTTYNATQKALKEQMGCELRSTAAAAASLIDGGQHAGLRAGDEQKPQYLDIQKQIQKIRANNPNIKYIYTMRRAGDGVEFVIDADYGAEEDAASIGEAYEQGPNYKELMDGFERNSADKEFTTDQWGVVLSGYSPIRDSLGNSVGLLGVDMDSKEVIARQQFIQNTIYYIIGIAILLAGIIVLLFSQTIIRDINKLNRTANNISLGQMDAVVDVKRRDEIGELAESFSRMQASLKIMMNQDENPNESEK from the coding sequence GTCTGGTGACCAAGCTGACCCTCAGTTTTGTCTTATTGATAGTGGTGATAGCCGGACTGGCCTTCGTTACCACCTATAATGCCACCCAAAAGGCGCTTAAGGAGCAGATGGGCTGCGAACTTCGCTCCACTGCGGCCGCGGCCGCTTCCCTGATAGACGGCGGACAGCATGCCGGGCTGAGAGCGGGAGACGAGCAGAAGCCCCAATACCTGGATATCCAGAAACAGATTCAGAAGATCAGGGCCAACAACCCCAATATCAAATACATTTACACCATGCGCCGGGCCGGGGACGGAGTGGAGTTCGTGATCGACGCCGATTACGGGGCCGAGGAAGACGCGGCCTCGATCGGAGAGGCCTACGAACAGGGACCAAATTACAAGGAACTGATGGACGGCTTTGAACGCAACAGCGCCGACAAGGAATTCACCACCGACCAGTGGGGCGTGGTGCTTTCCGGTTATTCGCCCATCCGCGATTCCCTGGGCAATTCGGTGGGGCTGTTGGGGGTGGACATGGACAGCAAGGAAGTGATAGCCCGCCAGCAGTTCATCCAGAACACCATCTATTACATCATTGGGATCGCCATCCTGCTGGCCGGGATCATCGTCCTGCTGTTCTCCCAGACCATCATCCGGGACATCAACAAGCTCAACCGGACCGCCAACAATATCAGCCTGGGCCAGATGGACGCGGTGGTGGACGTCAAACGCCGGGATGAGATCGGAGAGCTGGCCGAATCGTTCTCCCGGATGCAGGCCAGCCTTAAGATCATGATGAACCAGGACGAAAACCCAAACGAAAGCGAGAAATAA